The Leptospira mtsangambouensis genomic sequence ACCGTACCTACGTTGCATTCCATGATCTCGGCAATTTCATTATACGAAAGATTTTCGAAATAACGAAGTTCCAAAACCTGTTTGTAGGAATCTTCTAAGAGTGCAATCTTATCCATTAGATAACGAGACTCCTCAGAAAGTTCCAATTTTTTTTCATATCCGACACGAGAATCCACAAATTGGTTATCTCCCGAGTCATCCATGGGTTTTTCCCGACCCCGTTTCTTCTTGGCGAGCAAATCTTTTGATTTATTCACCACAATGCGGTAGAGCCAGGTATAAACCCCTGCCTCTGCACGGAAGTTTTGGATGGATTTATAACCAGAAATGAGGGCGTCTTGGACAATATCCTCCGCATCATCTCCATCTTTTACCATGGAAACAGCTTTGCGGAACAATCGTTCTCGGAAAGGGGACACTAAGGTCATGTAGGCAGTCGGATCCCCTGCTTTGATCTTTTGGAGGAGGATTTTTTCCTTCTCCCGCAGGGTCATATTTTTGCCTTCTAGGGGGCGTGGCATGAGGCCTAGAATTTCGAATCCGAGAATTCTATCAATGTTTTTCGGTTCTTTCCTCTAGGTCTAGATCCGGTGAAACATGGTTTCTAAATCTTTTCTTGTGAGTTTGATGAGAGTGGGCCGACCGTGGGGACAAAGGGAAGGGTTTTCACAATATGACAATCTTTGTAACAATTCCCCAATGATGGGGTCAGAGACCTGATCCCCTTTTTTAATGGCCGAACGACAAGCCACACATTTAGCCATTTCATCGTAGAGCTCTTTGTCTTCCGGGTCTTTTTGTTTGAACCTTTCCCAAAGATCCAAAATGGTTTCGGTTTCTTTTCCTGGATCAATGTAAGAAGGGACTTCCCGGATGAGAATGGTTCCTCCCGAAAACGGTTCGAGAGTGATTCCAAGTTCTGCAAACCGATGTTTTTCTTCTAACATCTCTTCGGCTTCTTCTTTGGTCAGTTCCAAACGAATCGGAGTGAGTAGGCTTTGGGACTTATAGGCTTTGGACTTTAGGTCACGCAAAACTTCTTCGTAACGAATCCTTTCATGGGCCGTATGTTGGTCGATGATATAGAGTCCATCCTCTGCCTCAGCCAAGATAAAGGTCTCAAATAAAACCCCGTAGTGTTTTTTCGGGACAAACAAATTGTGTTTGGTAAGATTCTCACCTAATAAATGTAAGTTTGTCCCTGCCCCAATTCCTTCTAGAGAAAATCCTTGTCTTCCTTCAATGGAACTTGGACCAATGAGTGACTCACCTTCCGTTTGGAGATTGCCAAACATCCCTTGGCCTGTACCAAACCCAAAACCAGGGCCACCGAATCCAGACCCGAAGGAAGATTCCCCTCCTCGGTTTTCATAAGGAATTGGCATGGAAAGCCTTCGGCGCATTTCTAAAAATTCCACAGGTGTCGAGGTTCGTAAAACTTCAGTGATCCCTTGGAAAAGAATTCCCGTAATGGTTTCTTCCGATAAAAACCGAACTTCCTTTTTTTGCGGATGAACATTCACATCCACAAATTCACGAGGGAGATCAAAAAATAAATAAGCGTAAGGAAAGGCACCACTCGGAAGGAGTTCCCCATAACAACGTTTGAGAATTTGTGCCGAAAACTTTAATTCCACAGAACGGTTGTTTACAAAGAAAAATTGTCCCGTGCGGGATGATTTATAAAAATCAGGATGGGAGATCCAACCACGAAGAGTCATACCATTGCGACTGGAATTCACTGGCAAAAGATGGTCTCGAAGATTTTCGCCGTAAACAGATAACACGCGTTCGAGGCCGTCTTCGGGAACTACATTCAAAACTTCCTTTCCATTCTGCAAATACCGAAATCCAATTTTTGGTTCGGAGACTGCCATGGTTTGGACGCGTGCCCTGTTTTTTTTCTCTTCCCCCGTTTCGGTTTTTAGAAATTTCCGCCTAACTGGTGTATTATAAAATAAATCTTTGATTTCAATTTTGGTTCCAATAAAAAAAGGAATTTCTTCTTCTTTTACAATTTTCCCTTCATCGACTATCACACGGTAAGCGGTACGATTTCCCTCTGTTCCCGATTCCAAAACCATCCGCGATACAGAGGCAATTGACGCCAGAGCTTCCCCGCGAAACCCGAAAGTGAAAAGATGTTCCAAGTCATGGAAGTCTTGGATTTTAGAAGTGGCGTAACGTTTGATGGCAAGAGGCAAATCCTCTTTTTGGATTCCATGTCCGTTGTCGGAAACAAGGATCCGACCAAACCCAGCAGAATCGGTAGCAATTTCGATTTTGGTCGCACCTGCATCGATGGAATTTTCGATGAGTTCTTTCAGAATGGAATGTGTAGACTCAATCACCTCACCGGCGGCAATTTGGTTGATTAAGTCCGCCGAGAGTGAATGAATGATGCCCATAGGACAATCATGGGATAGGGAACCTCCCTATCCAGAAAAAATTACTAAGAATGGCAGGAAGAACAGGTGCCGGAAACCACGATGTCCACGTGTTTCACCTGAAAACCCAAACTTTGCCAATCTGTGTCTGCACTGAGTTTCAATGGAGGAACATCCAAAATTTTCCCGCAGTCACTGCAAAGCAAATGAGAGTGGTCATCCAAAAAGGCATCATAACGAACCGAATCCGATTCGATATTGAGTTTGTTTACCATCTTGTGTTCCACTAAATATTCTAAGGAATTGTAAACGGTGGCAAAACTAATTTTGTCAGCTTTTCCCCGAACGGATTCAAAAACCATCTTTGCTGTGGGGTGGTCTTTTCTTTCTTTTAGGTCATTAAAAATTAGTTCTCTGTGTTTTGTGAGTGCTTTCATACTATTGCCTTACCCTTAAATCATTCGCAAATTATCAAAGGGTCAAATGGAATTTGGTTTTTAGAATCCTTCCAGAAATTGATATTTGTCAATACGGAGGCTTTATGCCCGCATCCATCGACCAGTTTAAATCTTCACTTTCGCGTTGGGCCAGTGGAGTTTGTGTGATCACTTATGAATCCACAGAGAAAAAAGGAGGGATCACTGTTTCTAGTTTTTCTTCCGTTTCCCTCGAACCGCCGTTAGTTTTATTCTGTTTGGCCAAAGATTCCAGTGCCAAAGAACCTATCGAAAAAGCAGGAAACTTCGTGGTGAATATTCTTTCTTCCGAACAAAAACAAATTTCCGCTGATTTTGCTTCTGGTTCCCTGGACAAAGCGGTTGTTTTGGAAGGACTAAAACCAGGAACCCTCTCCACCGGAGCCCCAGTTTTACCGGATTCGTTGGCCTCACTTGACTGCACAGTGAACCAAACCATCGATGCTGGGGACCACTGGATTTTCATTGGTCTTGTGGAAGCAGTAGTGACGAGAGATGGATCTCCCCTCCTCTATTTCAATCGCAATTATAGGGAACTTGTTTAAGGAATCAGTATGGAAAAAGAGAAAGTTAGTCTGGAAGATGCGAAAGAACACGGACTTACGGAAACTGAATTTGTAGAGATCCAAAAGATCTTAGGAAGAATGCCCAACTCCACAGAGCTTGGAATCTTCTCCGCCATGTGGTCGGAACACTGCTCTTATAAAAATTCAATTTTAAAATTAAAAACCCTTCCCACTAAGTCGGAAAAACTCCTCGCCCAAGCGGGGGAAGAAAATGCGGGAGCCATGGACATCGGGGATGGACTTGCGGTAGTCTTCAAAATCGAAAGTCATAACCACCCAACGGCCGTAGAACCTTACCAAGGTGCCGCCACTGGTGTTGGTGGGATCATGCGAGATATTTTTACAATGGGAGCTCGTCCCATCACTTCTCTCAACTCACTTAGGTTTGGTGACCCGAAAGAACCACGTAACAAGTATTTACTCACACGTGCCGTCAAAGGAATCGGTGACTATGGCAACTCTCTAGGGATTGCTGTGGGTGGTGGGGAACTATTCATCCATCCTACATTTACGAAAAATCCACTGGTGAATGCCATGACTGTGGGAATTGCTCGTCACGACCAAATGGCTTCTGCCTCTACCAAAGGAATGGTAGGAAATAAAGTTTATATCGTAGGTGCCACAACAGGACGCGATGGAATCCACGGTGCCAGTTTTGCCTCAAAAGACCTCACCAAAGAATCGGAAGAAAAAAGATCCGCAGTACAAGTCGGTGATCCCTTTATGGAAAAACTTCTGATGGAAGCATCCCTCGAAGCCATCCAAAAGAACCTCCTTGTGGGAATCCAAGATATGGGAGCAGCTGGAATTTCTTGTGCGACTTCGGAGATGAGTGCCAAAGGTAAAACCGGAATGGATGTGGACTTAGACAAAGTCCCTCTCCGTGAATCGGATATGAACGCTTATGAAATTATGTTATCCGAATCCCAAGAGCGAATGCTTGTCATTCCGGAAACAGGAAAGGAAGAAGAACTTGTTTCTATCTTTCACAAATGGGGACTGAACGCCGTAGAGATCGGAACAGTTACCGGTGATGGGATCCTTCGCATCCGAAAAGATGGAAAACTCAAAGCCGAAATCCCTGCGGACTCACTGGTCCTTGGTGGTGGTGCTCCGCGTTACGTGAGAGAAGAAAAAAGACCGACTTACCTCGATGAGGTGACAAAGTTTGATCCAAACAAAATTAATGACTTATCCAAAGACACTGTTTCCCAAACTCTAAACACCCTCCTTGCTTCTTTAAATATCAGTTCGAGACGACCTCTCTATGAACAGTATGATACGGAAGTAGGACTTGTGAAAGTGGTAGAACCTGGTGAAGACGGAGGCCTTGTACGCATCCCTGGAACTAAAAAAGGAATTGCTGTCGCAACAGACTGTAACTCGCGTTACACCTTCCTAAACCCTTACGAAGGGGCTCAAATTGCCGTTTGTGAATCGGCAAGAAACGTAGCCTCTACGGGTGCAGAACCTTACGGGGTCACAAACAACCTAAACTTCGGAAATCCATACATCCCTGAAAACTATTATATCTTTAGCGAATGTGTGAGAGGACTTGGGGATGCATGTCGTTTCCTTGGACTTCCCGTCACTGGTGGAAACGTATCCTTCTACAATGAATCGCCGGAAGGGCCTGTGTTCCCAACACCTACCATTGGTATGGTGGGAGTGATCGATGATGTAGCAAAAGGACTTCATACCTACCCTCGCACAGAAAATGAAGTTTTGTATGCCCTTGTGGGAGAATTCCAACCTACGATCTCCGCTTCCGAATACCTTTACCGGTTTCATGGCCTTGATACAGGTAAAATTCCAACTGTTTCTCTTGTTAAAGAAAAAGCAAACATTGACACACTCATCTCTTGTCGCAAAGAAGGACTTCTCACTTCCGCCAAAGATCTGTCACTCGGTGGCCTTCTTGTGGCACTGGCAAAAATTGTGATTTCTGGAAATAAAGGGTTGGAAGTAAACCTAGAAGAACTTCAAAAAAGATTCAAACGTCTCGACGAACTTTGTTTTGGTGAAACGGGAGCATCCTTTGTTGTCAGTTTCCTTCCTGCAGACGAAGAAAAAATCAAAGCAAAATACAGCCAAGCGGGACTTGGTTTTACAACTTTAGGTAAATCCAATTCCAAATCCTCCCTTTCTGTCAAAGGAAACGGATTCCAATGGGAATGGACTTCCAAATCTTTAGAAACAGAATTTGAATCCGGCTTGAAAGCTTATTTCGAATAGAAGCCCTCAAAGGCTTCTGGTTTTTACGAGTTTGGTAAGATGGTTTGTGCGAATATAGTATCCCCGCCCGATCTGAGGGTGGGGAACTAGACCCGCCACCCAATGGTTCTCCTCTACCACGAACGACCAAAACTTGCCAGCCCAATCGACATCTAAAAAAAAAAATTTTCTAAAAAGTTCATACTTCCACTTACTCTGATTTTCTTTCCTTGGGTGCGCCTCCACCCTGTTAGTGGAGTGATCTCCCATCAAAATGGACCGGGCTACTCCGGGGTCCGCTTTTCGCTCCCGTCCTTTGTCGGTTCCCGCCAAAGGACCAAGCCCTCCGTATCCCTGGCGCGGGAAGAACCCATTCCAATTCAGAAAATTGTCGCTCCCCAATCTAAATATTGTCTTGAAACTTTCCTTTCTCTATCCAAACTTCTGGATTAACTTATGGGTAAATTTTTAATTCGTTTCAGTTTTTTTCTCATCCTCCTCGCCATACTTTTTGCGGGTTATACTTGGCTCACTCTCCAGTGGAGTTACTCCGAGGGAGATCGTGCAGGCTACATCCAAAAACTTTCTAAAAAAGGTTGGATTTGCAAAACTTGGGAAGGGGAAATGGCCCTCGTCACAATGCCTGGGACGATGACGGAAAAATTCTACTTTAGCATTCGAGATGAAGCCATAGCAGAGCAACTCAACGGTTCTATTGGCAAACGAGTCGTTTTGGAATATGAAGAACATGTAGGAGTTCCTTTTAGCTGTTTTGCCGAAACAAGTTATTTTGTGACAGGGGTCAAAACCGTCCAAGAAGTTCCTCCCCTATAAGTGTTTCCTCTTGTTTTCTCTAGGGATTCCAAAAGCTCTCTAGAGAAAACAAACCTCCCCCTAAAACTAAACTCCAATACGGAGTGCCCTTCTCTCTCACCTATCTAGGTTTTTCATTACAAGCATCACCCATTTCTAAATTTATTTCCTTAGGACCTGAGAAGCCCTAGAGAGGTAAATCGAATTAAAATGAAAAAGGTAAGTGACTTACTTTTTCGAACCAATGAAAAAAGAAACTCGCAAACAAATTACACTTTACATATTTTTACTATACATATAAATAGTATTCATGGATCTCACGGAACATTCCCAAGTTTCAACCAATGTCTACGAACCCATTCAGAACTGGAACCAGAGAGACCTCGGATTACTGACCGGAGAAAGAGGGATGTACCGGCTGGCACATTTTTGGCAGTATGCCTTGGTCTGTTCCGGGTTTCAGGTTTTTAACCTAGACTGCGCCATTCGATTCAACCCCTTCACCATCGCCGAAGAAACCAGAAAACAAAATCTACAACCAGAACCATTTTTAGAGCAAATTAGAGTCCAAAGGGCCTTTACCCCTTATCAGATATTAGATGCAATCCAAATCATATTAAACACAAAAGAGGAGAATACCATTTATTTTCTGTTAGCTCCTTGCAAACAATTTTTAGATGGAGATGTCAAAGAAGATGAAGGTTTATTTTTATTAAACTTAATGTTGCAATTGATTGAAAAATTTCCTGGTGAAAATGTTCCACTCCTCATCATCGAATCTTGGACATACTCGCATAAAAACTTTCAAATTTTTTTCCCAAAACTATTACGCACCACACAAAACCTATGGGAATTAAAAACAGAAGAAGGCCTTTCTCGCATTCGTACAAGAAAAACTTCAATTACAGGAGTATAATATGGGAAGAACTATTGCCCCCTATTCTCGTCAGATGTTACAAATAGAAGAAAACTTATCAGATTTCCGAAGATCTCTTCGCAAACAAGACCAAGATATTTTTGATGATCTCATCAGAACTGCCAAATTACAAGTGCAAGCTGGTGTTATGGCATCATTACCCTATCCTATTGATTCTATGATCCTATCCATGCTCATCGATCTAAAAAAAGAGATGAATGAAATAAAAAAAGGCCTACAGAAAATCCCAGACAAGTGACTACACATTAAAGCCAAAAGACTATGGAAACATTCAAAGGTTATTTGTTTGATATCTACCACTCCGAACAAAAAATCTACCTTTGGCTCAGGTCCGAGGAAGGGGAACTTAGGTTATTTTCTGATGAGTTTTTACCAACAATCTACATTGATGCACCCCAAAACATACTCCAGAAACTAGTCAAACGTTTCTATGAATTAGATGCCTTGGCCGAAATTCCGAGCTTCACAGAGAAAACACTTTTTTATGAAAACAGAAGTATCCCTGTTCTCAAATTAGTAATCTCGAAACCACAACTCTTACCCAAAATCACAAATAAACTTTTCCATCTCTACGGAAAATACAATATCTATCACTCGGATATCGAAATCACCACAGGTTATATGGTCGAAAAAGACATCTACCCACTTGCCTATTTAGAAGTGAGTTACGAAACAAAAAATTCCTTAAATCAAATCCAAGGGATTCAATGTTTCACAAATATCACAGACTTAGATTATGAAATTCCAAACTTTAGAACGGTTTCTCTTTATTTAGAAAAAAGCCATAGAATTCCTCTTGAAAAAAACACACTCATAGTAGAAACACATTCCGACCAGTACAAACTAGATACAAACGATTCCAAAAACTTAATCCAAAAACTAAATCAAATATTCCAAAAACATGACCCTGATATTGTCCTCACTTCCTATGGTGATCAAATCCTATTTCCTTATCTATTTAAAACCGCACAAGATAATCACCTAACAACAGAATTCGACAGAGATAAAACAAGCACCATCAGACGTTCAATACAAACACGAGGAACCAGCTTTAATACCTATGGAACCATTGTATATAGAGCACCCTCCTATCCACTTTTCGGTCGTTGGCACATTGACTCAAAAAATGGTTTTGTTTATAAAGAAGCCGATCTAATGGGCATCATTGAACTTGCTCGTATTTCTCGTTTACCCATTCAAAAAATGGCAAGAGCTTCTACAGGGAAGGCACTTACCTATATTGAAGTGGATGTAGCACTAAGAATGAACTATCTTGTTCCTTGGCAAAAAAGTGCCTTAGAAGCACCGAAAACAGCCTTAGATTTGTTAAATGCAGACAAAGGTGGACTAGTTTTTCAAGCAGACATTCAAAATGGATTTGTGTTAGAAAATGTTGCTCAATTGGATTTTTCCCAAATGTATCCCAAAGTAATGGTCACACACAATATCTCCCCAGAAACAATCAATTGTTTATGCTGCAAAAATGATTCCGAAGTAGAACGAGTCCCTTCTCTTGGATACCGAGTCTGTAGTAAAAGAAAAGGTGTTGTTTCTGAAGCCCTAGCACATGTCATAGAACGCAGAACTCATTACAAAAAACAAATAAAAGATAAAAATCAACCTAACAAAAATTATATAGAACAAAAACAATCAAGCCTAAAGTGGATGCTCGTTACATCTTTCGGTTATTTAGGTTATCGAAATGCAAAATTCGGGAAACTAGAAAGCCACGAAGCAGTCACAGCTTTCGGAAGAGAAAAATTACTAATGGCAAAAGAAATTGCGGAAGCCTACGATTACAACTTAGTACACGCAATTACCGACTGTATCTTTATTCAAAAAAAAGATAAATCACCAATCTCTGAAAGTAATCTTTTAGAAATATGTGAAACGATAAAACTAAAAACAAAAATCACAATGGATGTGGAGGGCATCTTCTCTTGGTTATATTTTCCACCATCGACACAAGATGAAAAAATGCCAGTTGCCAACCGCTATAT encodes the following:
- a CDS encoding RNA polymerase sigma factor codes for the protein MPRPLEGKNMTLREKEKILLQKIKAGDPTAYMTLVSPFRERLFRKAVSMVKDGDDAEDIVQDALISGYKSIQNFRAEAGVYTWLYRIVVNKSKDLLAKKKRGREKPMDDSGDNQFVDSRVGYEKKLELSEESRYLMDKIALLEDSYKQVLELRYFENLSYNEIAEIMECNVGTVKSRLFKAKEFLKHLIQKDEKGEGFFEK
- the mutL gene encoding DNA mismatch repair endonuclease MutL; the protein is MGIIHSLSADLINQIAAGEVIESTHSILKELIENSIDAGATKIEIATDSAGFGRILVSDNGHGIQKEDLPLAIKRYATSKIQDFHDLEHLFTFGFRGEALASIASVSRMVLESGTEGNRTAYRVIVDEGKIVKEEEIPFFIGTKIEIKDLFYNTPVRRKFLKTETGEEKKNRARVQTMAVSEPKIGFRYLQNGKEVLNVVPEDGLERVLSVYGENLRDHLLPVNSSRNGMTLRGWISHPDFYKSSRTGQFFFVNNRSVELKFSAQILKRCYGELLPSGAFPYAYLFFDLPREFVDVNVHPQKKEVRFLSEETITGILFQGITEVLRTSTPVEFLEMRRRLSMPIPYENRGGESSFGSGFGGPGFGFGTGQGMFGNLQTEGESLIGPSSIEGRQGFSLEGIGAGTNLHLLGENLTKHNLFVPKKHYGVLFETFILAEAEDGLYIIDQHTAHERIRYEEVLRDLKSKAYKSQSLLTPIRLELTKEEAEEMLEEKHRFAELGITLEPFSGGTILIREVPSYIDPGKETETILDLWERFKQKDPEDKELYDEMAKCVACRSAIKKGDQVSDPIIGELLQRLSYCENPSLCPHGRPTLIKLTRKDLETMFHRI
- a CDS encoding Fur family transcriptional regulator is translated as MKALTKHRELIFNDLKERKDHPTAKMVFESVRGKADKISFATVYNSLEYLVEHKMVNKLNIESDSVRYDAFLDDHSHLLCSDCGKILDVPPLKLSADTDWQSLGFQVKHVDIVVSGTCSSCHS
- a CDS encoding flavin reductase family protein; amino-acid sequence: MPASIDQFKSSLSRWASGVCVITYESTEKKGGITVSSFSSVSLEPPLVLFCLAKDSSAKEPIEKAGNFVVNILSSEQKQISADFASGSLDKAVVLEGLKPGTLSTGAPVLPDSLASLDCTVNQTIDAGDHWIFIGLVEAVVTRDGSPLLYFNRNYRELV
- the purL gene encoding phosphoribosylformylglycinamidine synthase subunit PurL, with product MEKEKVSLEDAKEHGLTETEFVEIQKILGRMPNSTELGIFSAMWSEHCSYKNSILKLKTLPTKSEKLLAQAGEENAGAMDIGDGLAVVFKIESHNHPTAVEPYQGAATGVGGIMRDIFTMGARPITSLNSLRFGDPKEPRNKYLLTRAVKGIGDYGNSLGIAVGGGELFIHPTFTKNPLVNAMTVGIARHDQMASASTKGMVGNKVYIVGATTGRDGIHGASFASKDLTKESEEKRSAVQVGDPFMEKLLMEASLEAIQKNLLVGIQDMGAAGISCATSEMSAKGKTGMDVDLDKVPLRESDMNAYEIMLSESQERMLVIPETGKEEELVSIFHKWGLNAVEIGTVTGDGILRIRKDGKLKAEIPADSLVLGGGAPRYVREEKRPTYLDEVTKFDPNKINDLSKDTVSQTLNTLLASLNISSRRPLYEQYDTEVGLVKVVEPGEDGGLVRIPGTKKGIAVATDCNSRYTFLNPYEGAQIAVCESARNVASTGAEPYGVTNNLNFGNPYIPENYYIFSECVRGLGDACRFLGLPVTGGNVSFYNESPEGPVFPTPTIGMVGVIDDVAKGLHTYPRTENEVLYALVGEFQPTISASEYLYRFHGLDTGKIPTVSLVKEKANIDTLISCRKEGLLTSAKDLSLGGLLVALAKIVISGNKGLEVNLEELQKRFKRLDELCFGETGASFVVSFLPADEEKIKAKYSQAGLGFTTLGKSNSKSSLSVKGNGFQWEWTSKSLETEFESGLKAYFE
- a CDS encoding DNA polymerase domain-containing protein, translated to METFKGYLFDIYHSEQKIYLWLRSEEGELRLFSDEFLPTIYIDAPQNILQKLVKRFYELDALAEIPSFTEKTLFYENRSIPVLKLVISKPQLLPKITNKLFHLYGKYNIYHSDIEITTGYMVEKDIYPLAYLEVSYETKNSLNQIQGIQCFTNITDLDYEIPNFRTVSLYLEKSHRIPLEKNTLIVETHSDQYKLDTNDSKNLIQKLNQIFQKHDPDIVLTSYGDQILFPYLFKTAQDNHLTTEFDRDKTSTIRRSIQTRGTSFNTYGTIVYRAPSYPLFGRWHIDSKNGFVYKEADLMGIIELARISRLPIQKMARASTGKALTYIEVDVALRMNYLVPWQKSALEAPKTALDLLNADKGGLVFQADIQNGFVLENVAQLDFSQMYPKVMVTHNISPETINCLCCKNDSEVERVPSLGYRVCSKRKGVVSEALAHVIERRTHYKKQIKDKNQPNKNYIEQKQSSLKWMLVTSFGYLGYRNAKFGKLESHEAVTAFGREKLLMAKEIAEAYDYNLVHAITDCIFIQKKDKSPISESNLLEICETIKLKTKITMDVEGIFSWLYFPPSTQDEKMPVANRYMGRFIDGHFKGRGIAVRRKDYPRYIKAAQNEMIQWMCQFETITEMRSREDKILEIFKKYDVPLSKGDVFWKDLLILRSTSQDPEGYRVDAPSAVAVKDLLEMGIHVQAGEKIRYLVVNKKSERKGERYKTEERIETRNSGHILIYDKKYYRKLLLTSFKEIWIGIANFQHFSELISDEQFLPFKF